In Dasypus novemcinctus isolate mDasNov1 chromosome 23, mDasNov1.1.hap2, whole genome shotgun sequence, the following proteins share a genomic window:
- the TRIM72 gene encoding tripartite motif-containing protein 72 isoform X2: protein MSAAPGLLRQELSCPLCLQLFDAPVTAECGHSFCRACLGRVAGEPAADGTVLCPSCQAPTRPHALSTNQQLARLVEGLAQVPQGHCEEHLDPLSIYCEQDRALVCGVCASLGSHRGHRLLPAAEAHARLKTQLPQQKLQLQDACMRKEKSVSVLEHQLAEVEETVRRFRAAVGDQLGKMRVFLAALESSLEREAERVRAEAGIALRRELASVGSYLEQLRQMEKVLEEVADKPQTEFLMKYCLVTSRLQKILAESPPPARLDIQLPIISDDFKFQVWRKMFRALMPALEELTFDPSSAHPSLALSQSGRRIECCEQKAPPAGDDPCQFDKAVAVVAHQLLSEGEHYWEVEVGDKPRWALGVIAAAASRRGRLHAVPSQGLWLLGLREGKILEAHVEAKEPRALRAPETRPTRIGLYLSFGDGILAFYDASDADALALLFAFHERLPGPVYPFFDVCWHDKGKNAQPLLLVRPDGQEA from the exons ATGTCGGCCGCGCCCGGCCTCCTGCGCCAGGAGCTGTCCTGCCCGCTGTGCCTGCAGCTGTTCGACGCGCCCGTGACGGCCGAGTGCGGCCACAGCTTCTGCCGCGCCTGCCTGGGCCGCGTGGCCGGGGAGCCCGCGGCGGACGGCACGGTGCTGTGCCCGAGCTGCCAGGCGCCCACGCGGCCGCACGCGCTCAGCACCAACCAGCAGCTGGCGCGCCTGGTGGAGGGGCTGGCGCAGGTGCCGCAGGGCCACTGCGAGGAGCACCTGGACCCGCTCAGCATCTACTGCGAGCAGGACCGCGCGCTCGTGTGCGGCGTGTGCGCCTCGCTCGGGTCGCACCGCGGCCACCGCCTGCTGCCGGCCGCCGAGGCTCACGCCCGCCTCAAG ACGCAGCTCCCCCAGcagaagctgcagctgcaggaCGCCTGTATGCGCAAGGAGAAGAGCGTGTCTGTGCTGGAACATCAGCTGGCAGAGGTGGAG GAAACGGTGCGTCGGTTCCGGGCGGCTGTGGGGGACCAGCTGGGCAAGATGCGGGTGTTCCTGGCGGCACTGGAGTCCTCGCTGGAGCGCGAGGCAGAGCGAGTGCGGGCTGAGGCAGGGATCGCCCTCCGGCGGGAGCTGGCAAGCGTGGGCTCTTATCTGGAGCAGCTGCGGCAGATGGAGAAGGTGCTGGAGGAGGTGGCTGACAAGCCGCAGACCGAGTTCCTCATG aAATACTGCCTCGTGACCAGCAG GCTGCAGAAGATTCTGGCCGAGTCGCCCCCACCTGCCCGCCTTGACATCCAGTTGCCTATCATCTCAGATGACTTCAAATTCCAGGTGTGGAGGAAGATGTTCCGGGCTCTGATGCCAG CGCTGGAGGAGCTGACCTTTGACCCGTCCTCGGCGCACCCCAGCCTGGCGCTGTCGCAGTCGGGTCGCCGCATCGAGTGCTGTGAGCAGAAGGCGCCGCCCGCCGGCGACGACCCGTGCCAGTTCGACAAGGCGGTGGCGGTGGTGGCGCACCAGCTGCTCTCCGAAGGCGAGCACTACTGGGAGGTGGAGGTGGGCGACAAGCCGCGCTGGGCCCTGGGCGTGATCGCGGCCGCAGCCAGCCGCCGCGGCCGGCTGCACGCGGTGCCCTCGCAGGGCCTCTGGCTGCTCGGGCTGCGCGAAGGCAAGATCCTGGAGGCGCACGTGGAGGCCAAGGAGCCGCGCGCGCTGCGCGCCCCGGAGACGCGGCCCACGCGCATCGGGCTCTACCTCAGCTTTGGGGACGGCATCCTCGCCTTCTACGACGCCAGCGACGCCGACGCGCTGGCGCTGCTCTTTGCCTTCCACGAGCGCCTGCCCGGGCCCGTGTACCCCTTCTTCGACGTGTGCTGGCACGACAAGGGCAAGAACGCGCAGCCGCTGCTGCTCGTGCGGCCCGATGGCCAGGAGGCCTGA
- the TRIM72 gene encoding tripartite motif-containing protein 72 isoform X1 — translation MGGAWAWGAKYIPGPGLRQEGLYAVPCAPHLRWPALPALGPTSSCSELAACPSPGSSKERAMSAAPGLLRQELSCPLCLQLFDAPVTAECGHSFCRACLGRVAGEPAADGTVLCPSCQAPTRPHALSTNQQLARLVEGLAQVPQGHCEEHLDPLSIYCEQDRALVCGVCASLGSHRGHRLLPAAEAHARLKTQLPQQKLQLQDACMRKEKSVSVLEHQLAEVEETVRRFRAAVGDQLGKMRVFLAALESSLEREAERVRAEAGIALRRELASVGSYLEQLRQMEKVLEEVADKPQTEFLMKYCLVTSRLQKILAESPPPARLDIQLPIISDDFKFQVWRKMFRALMPALEELTFDPSSAHPSLALSQSGRRIECCEQKAPPAGDDPCQFDKAVAVVAHQLLSEGEHYWEVEVGDKPRWALGVIAAAASRRGRLHAVPSQGLWLLGLREGKILEAHVEAKEPRALRAPETRPTRIGLYLSFGDGILAFYDASDADALALLFAFHERLPGPVYPFFDVCWHDKGKNAQPLLLVRPDGQEA, via the exons ATGGGAGGGGCGTGGGCCTGGGGAGCTAAATATATCCCGGGGCCAGGGCTCAGACAGGAGGGTCTGTATGCTGTCCCGTGTGCCCCTCATCTACGCTGGCCAGCTCTCCCTGCTCTAGGACCCACCTCCTCCTGCTCTGAGCTTGCAGCTTGCCCCTCGCCGGGATCCTCCAAGGAAAGG GCCATGTCGGCCGCGCCCGGCCTCCTGCGCCAGGAGCTGTCCTGCCCGCTGTGCCTGCAGCTGTTCGACGCGCCCGTGACGGCCGAGTGCGGCCACAGCTTCTGCCGCGCCTGCCTGGGCCGCGTGGCCGGGGAGCCCGCGGCGGACGGCACGGTGCTGTGCCCGAGCTGCCAGGCGCCCACGCGGCCGCACGCGCTCAGCACCAACCAGCAGCTGGCGCGCCTGGTGGAGGGGCTGGCGCAGGTGCCGCAGGGCCACTGCGAGGAGCACCTGGACCCGCTCAGCATCTACTGCGAGCAGGACCGCGCGCTCGTGTGCGGCGTGTGCGCCTCGCTCGGGTCGCACCGCGGCCACCGCCTGCTGCCGGCCGCCGAGGCTCACGCCCGCCTCAAG ACGCAGCTCCCCCAGcagaagctgcagctgcaggaCGCCTGTATGCGCAAGGAGAAGAGCGTGTCTGTGCTGGAACATCAGCTGGCAGAGGTGGAG GAAACGGTGCGTCGGTTCCGGGCGGCTGTGGGGGACCAGCTGGGCAAGATGCGGGTGTTCCTGGCGGCACTGGAGTCCTCGCTGGAGCGCGAGGCAGAGCGAGTGCGGGCTGAGGCAGGGATCGCCCTCCGGCGGGAGCTGGCAAGCGTGGGCTCTTATCTGGAGCAGCTGCGGCAGATGGAGAAGGTGCTGGAGGAGGTGGCTGACAAGCCGCAGACCGAGTTCCTCATG aAATACTGCCTCGTGACCAGCAG GCTGCAGAAGATTCTGGCCGAGTCGCCCCCACCTGCCCGCCTTGACATCCAGTTGCCTATCATCTCAGATGACTTCAAATTCCAGGTGTGGAGGAAGATGTTCCGGGCTCTGATGCCAG CGCTGGAGGAGCTGACCTTTGACCCGTCCTCGGCGCACCCCAGCCTGGCGCTGTCGCAGTCGGGTCGCCGCATCGAGTGCTGTGAGCAGAAGGCGCCGCCCGCCGGCGACGACCCGTGCCAGTTCGACAAGGCGGTGGCGGTGGTGGCGCACCAGCTGCTCTCCGAAGGCGAGCACTACTGGGAGGTGGAGGTGGGCGACAAGCCGCGCTGGGCCCTGGGCGTGATCGCGGCCGCAGCCAGCCGCCGCGGCCGGCTGCACGCGGTGCCCTCGCAGGGCCTCTGGCTGCTCGGGCTGCGCGAAGGCAAGATCCTGGAGGCGCACGTGGAGGCCAAGGAGCCGCGCGCGCTGCGCGCCCCGGAGACGCGGCCCACGCGCATCGGGCTCTACCTCAGCTTTGGGGACGGCATCCTCGCCTTCTACGACGCCAGCGACGCCGACGCGCTGGCGCTGCTCTTTGCCTTCCACGAGCGCCTGCCCGGGCCCGTGTACCCCTTCTTCGACGTGTGCTGGCACGACAAGGGCAAGAACGCGCAGCCGCTGCTGCTCGTGCGGCCCGATGGCCAGGAGGCCTGA
- the PYDC1 gene encoding pyrin domain-containing protein 1 has protein sequence MGKKRDAILEALENLTSDELKKFKLKLGVVPLREGFRNIPRGALGPLDPVDLTDKLVSFYREDYGAELAATVLLDMGMQEEASRLQAVA, from the exons ATGGGGAAGAAGCGGGACGCCATCCTGGAGGCGCTGGAGAACCTGACCAGCGATGAGCTCAAGAAGTTCAAGCTGAAGCTGGGGGTGGTGCCGCTGCGCGAGGGCTTCCGGAACATCCCACGGGGGGCGCTCGGGCCCCTGGACCCCGTGGACCTCACCGACAAGCTGGTCTCCTTCTACCGCGAGGACTACGGCGCGGAGCTGGCGGCAACCGTGCTGCTGGACATGGGCATGCAGGAGGAGGCGTCGCGGCTGCAGGCGGTCGC ATAA